The proteins below are encoded in one region of Streptomyces cyanogenus:
- a CDS encoding helix-turn-helix domain-containing protein, with amino-acid sequence MAVIRDQAEGDGIRTFPFPAELAVGGVGMQVGPMGTERRWHADAPLHRVHRIDFHVVMLFTDGPVRHMIDFAEYEAGAGDLLWIRPGQVHRFSRESVYRGTVLTMQPGFLPRATVEAAGLYRYDLPPLLHPDPAQLTALRSALDQLRREYEDTATLPLSLHTAVLRHTLTACLLRLAHLTTSAAETSRLHADSTFTRFRDAVEQDFPTNHSVSAYADALGYSRRTLVRAVRAATGETPKGFIDKRVVLEAKRLLAHTDLPIGRVGAAVGFPDAANFSKFFQLHTGQTPVAFRAELR; translated from the coding sequence ATGGCAGTCATAAGAGACCAAGCTGAGGGTGACGGGATCAGAACCTTCCCCTTCCCGGCCGAGCTGGCCGTCGGCGGCGTCGGCATGCAGGTCGGCCCCATGGGCACCGAGCGCCGCTGGCACGCCGACGCCCCCCTGCACCGCGTCCACCGCATCGACTTCCACGTCGTCATGCTCTTCACCGACGGCCCCGTCCGGCACATGATCGACTTCGCCGAGTACGAGGCCGGCGCCGGCGACCTGCTGTGGATCCGCCCCGGACAGGTCCACCGGTTCTCCCGCGAATCCGTGTACCGCGGAACCGTCCTGACCATGCAGCCCGGCTTCCTGCCGCGTGCCACCGTCGAGGCCGCCGGCCTGTACCGCTACGACCTGCCGCCGCTGCTGCACCCCGACCCCGCGCAGCTCACCGCGCTCCGGTCGGCCCTCGACCAGCTGCGCCGCGAGTACGAGGACACCGCCACGCTCCCGCTCAGCCTGCACACGGCCGTCCTGCGGCACACCCTGACCGCCTGCCTGCTGCGCCTCGCCCATCTCACCACCAGCGCGGCGGAGACCTCCCGGCTGCACGCCGACAGCACCTTCACCCGCTTCCGGGACGCCGTCGAGCAGGACTTCCCCACCAACCACAGCGTCAGCGCCTACGCCGACGCCCTCGGCTACTCCCGGCGCACCCTGGTCCGCGCCGTCCGCGCGGCCACCGGCGAGACGCCGAAGGGTTTCATCGACAAGCGCGTCGTCCTGGAGGCCAAACGCCTCCTCGCCCACACCGATCTGCCCATCGGCCGCGTCGGGGCGGCCGTGGGCTTCCCCGACGCGGCCAACTTCTCCAAATTCTTCCAGCTGCACACCGGGCAGACCCCGGTGGCGTTCCGGGCCGAGCTGCGCTAG
- a CDS encoding MerR family transcriptional regulator gives MLIGELASATGTTTRTLRYYEEEGLLESGRTAGGYRVYGPEAVVRVRNVRDLLGSGFTVADVKSFVRYLDSDLPEVFAYAESCAAHYEVGARRVAELQERIEALTRMRDTLVHRMPWLAADAVDRRAGTA, from the coding sequence ATGCTGATCGGTGAACTCGCCTCCGCGACGGGCACGACGACCCGCACCCTGCGCTACTACGAGGAGGAGGGTCTGCTGGAGTCCGGGCGGACCGCGGGCGGGTACCGGGTCTACGGGCCCGAGGCGGTCGTCCGGGTCCGCAATGTGCGGGACCTGCTCGGGTCCGGGTTCACGGTGGCGGACGTGAAATCCTTCGTCCGTTACCTCGACAGCGACCTGCCCGAGGTGTTCGCGTACGCGGAGTCCTGCGCGGCCCACTACGAGGTGGGCGCGCGCCGGGTGGCCGAGCTGCAGGAACGGATCGAGGCGCTGACCCGGATGCGGGACACCCTCGTGCACCGGATGCCGTGGCTGGCCGCTGACGCGGTGGACCGGCGGGCCGGAACGGCCTAG
- a CDS encoding NADP-dependent oxidoreductase translates to MTTTPASARTGLQARLAARPHGLPAPGDLEIVEVAVPDPTPGQVLVRNLFLSLDPGMLLLMAEGSRLPLPRYEIGAPMHGDAVGEVLLSAHPSLCPGDLVVHRLGWREYAVSDAGAFRRVDRDAYPSPSLHLGFGLVAYVGLMEVARLRPGDTVFVSSAAGAIGSLAGQIARLTGARRVVGSAGSAAKVAHVTGRLGFDAAFDHHDGPVLDRLREAAPDGIDVYFDNVGGEQLRAAVEVMNEHGRIALCGALQHQSTGRPDPGPGDPVRIIAKRLTLRGFTVREHLDKAAEFGQRFRGWLRDGSIVYDETVVDGLVNAPAALTDLVRGRYTGKTVVRLGVGDGRDADR, encoded by the coding sequence ATGACGACCACACCAGCCTCCGCCCGCACCGGACTCCAGGCCCGCCTCGCCGCCCGCCCACACGGACTGCCCGCACCCGGCGACCTGGAGATCGTCGAGGTGGCCGTACCGGATCCGACGCCCGGCCAGGTCCTCGTCCGCAATCTGTTCCTCTCCCTCGACCCCGGCATGCTGCTGCTGATGGCTGAAGGGAGCCGGCTGCCGCTGCCCCGCTACGAGATCGGCGCGCCGATGCACGGGGACGCGGTCGGCGAGGTCCTCCTCTCCGCTCATCCCTCGCTCTGCCCGGGGGACCTGGTGGTGCACCGGCTCGGCTGGCGGGAGTACGCGGTGTCCGACGCGGGGGCGTTCCGGCGGGTCGACCGGGACGCCTACCCGAGCCCCTCCCTGCACCTCGGCTTCGGGCTCGTCGCCTACGTGGGCCTCATGGAGGTGGCCCGGCTCAGGCCCGGCGACACGGTCTTCGTCTCCAGCGCGGCCGGCGCGATCGGCTCCCTGGCCGGGCAGATCGCCCGGCTGACCGGGGCGCGGCGGGTGGTCGGCAGCGCCGGCTCGGCGGCGAAGGTGGCGCACGTGACCGGGCGGCTCGGCTTCGACGCGGCCTTCGACCACCACGACGGGCCCGTCCTGGACCGGCTCCGGGAGGCCGCGCCCGACGGCATCGACGTGTACTTCGACAACGTCGGCGGCGAGCAACTGCGGGCCGCGGTCGAGGTGATGAACGAGCACGGCCGGATCGCCCTGTGCGGAGCCCTGCAGCACCAGTCCACGGGCCGGCCCGATCCCGGACCCGGCGATCCGGTGCGGATCATCGCCAAGCGGCTGACCCTGCGCGGCTTCACGGTCCGCGAACACCTCGACAAGGCGGCGGAGTTCGGCCAGCGGTTCCGGGGCTGGCTGCGCGACGGCTCGATCGTGTACGACGAGACGGTGGTCGACGGCCTGGTCAACGCGCCCGCGGCGCTGACCGACCTGGTGCGCGGCCGGTACACCGGGAAGACCGTGGTGCGGCTGGGTGTTGGGGACGGCCGTGATGCTGATCGGTGA